The region GCCGAGCCCTCGTCGCCGAGCAGGGGACCGAGGCCACCGGCGCGCGCGATTGCCCCGGATCGGCCGCGTCCCAGGGCGATCGATCCCGTGCCCGCGAGGAGGAGAATGCCCGGCGCCGCACCCAGGGCGCCGTCGCGCGCCGCCTCGACATCCGAGATCGCGCGCACGCGGCGGGCGAGGCCGCGCAGCGCCGCCGCGGCGGCGCGCCGCTCCGCGGGCGTCCAGACCCCGCGGGAGGCCACCACGAGAGCGCCGATGTCTCCAGGTCGCAGTTTCCAGCGCCGCAGGGTCGCGCGCAGGATGCCGGGCAGGGCGCTCACCACCACGGCCCCGCGGCGGAGGCGCCGCGTGCGCCCGGCGTCGTCGCGGGCGAGCACGCGCAGCGTGGTGCCGCCGAGATCGCAACCCACCGCCCAGACCGCCGCCTGCCGCGCGCGCCGCGTCGCCATCGCGGTATTGTCACCTAAATTGCCCGGTCCGCCGAATCCGGCGCGCATAATGGCACCAGGCCATGGCCTCTTCCGCCTCCAGCGCCGGCCTCACCTGGCCCGACTACGCCGTCCTCTTCGTCTCCCTGATCGCCCTCATCGCCATCGGCGGCGCGTTCACGCGCCGGCAGAAGGACACCTCCGACTTCTTCCTCGCGCGACGGCACATTCCCTGGTGGGCGGCGTGCCTCTCGTTCCTCGCCACCGAGATCAGCGCCGTCACCATCATCTCGGTGCCCGCCACCGCCTACCGCGAGAACTGGGAATACGTGCAGTTCTTCATCGGCTCGAGCCTCGCCAAGTTCGCGGTGGCCTTCCTCTTCATTCCGGCCTTCTACCGCTACGACTGCACGACCATCTACGAGTTCCTCCTGCACCGCTTCGGCCAGGCCAGCCAGGTCACGGGCTCCCTCTTCTTCTTCGTGACGCGACTCCTGGGCTCGGGCGTGCGGCTCATGGCCGCCGCGCTGGCCGTGTCGATCCTGATGAACTGGTCGTTCCTCGCCACCCTCGCCCTGTTCACGGTGGTGTCGATCGCCTACATCGCCCTCGGAGGCGTGAGCGCGGTGGTCTGGACCAATGTGTTCCAGGCGACCCTCTTCCTCCTGGGCGGGCTCGTCACCGTGCTCTTCCTGGTCTCGCAGGTTGACGGCGGCCTCGGCGCCCTCTACTCGACCGCGGCGGCAGCGGGCCGGCTCTCCGTGATCAACTGGGGGCCCGCGCCCAGCGACCCTGACTTCTGGCGCCGCGTGCTGTCCGATCCCAACATCTTCTGGCTGGCCATCCTGAACGGCCTGGTGGGGTCGACCGCCGCCTTCGGCACCGACCACGACCTGATGCAGCGGCTGCTCACGGTGGAGACGCGGAGGAAGAGCCAGCAGACGCTTGCGCTGACGCCGCTGGGAACGCTGGCCACGCTGGCCATCTATCTCAGCATCGGCGCCGGCCTCTTCACCTACTACGCCCAGCATCCCTCGGTGGCGCTGCCGCGCCCCGACGAGATCTTTCCCTTCTTCATTCGCACCTCGATGCCGGAGGTGCTGCGCGGGCTGATGCTCACCGCGATCGTGCTTGCCTCCATCGATTCACCGCTGGGCTCGCTGGCCGCCTCGTTCGTCACCGACATCTACCGTCCGCTGCTCGTGCGCGGGCGCAGCGAGCGGCACTACGTGGGCGTGTCGCGGGCGGCGGTGGTGGGCTTCGGCCTGGTCCTGGCCACCATCGCCTGGGGCTTCTCGCGTCAGGACCAGATCCTCTGGCTTGCCTTCAAGATCGCGGGGGTCACTTTCGGCTCGCTGCTGGGCGTGTTCCTGCTGGGCCTCGTCACACGCGTTCGCGCCAACCGCGCGAACGTGGTGGCGATGGTGGCGATGGCGGTGCTCAATCTGGTCCTGCTCATCCTGTCGGAAACCGGCCGGATCCCGCTCGGCTGGTCGTGGCTCGTGATCATCGGCACCATCGGAACCATGGCGCTGGCGGCGGCGCTCGCGCCCCTGCTCGATCGCGGGCGGTAGGCCACCGCGCCGCGCTATCATCGGGGCCATGGAGCCCCGCACGATCGGGTCAGGAGCCGCCACCCCCGCCGCCATCTCCGCGGACGCGGCCGCCGAGTCGCGCGCGCGGGTGCGTGCCGTGCTCATCTCGCTCGTGGTGGGGGCGGTGATCCTCGCCGCGAAGTTCTGGGCGTACCGGCTGACCGGCTCCACCGCCATCCTGTCCGACGCGCTGGAGTCCATCGTCAACGTGGTGGCGGCGGTGTTCGCGTTCGGAGGCATCGTGTTCGCGGCGCAGCCCGCCGACCGGAACCACCCCTACGGGCACGGCAAGATCGAGTTCTTCTCCGCGGCCTTCGAGGGCGGCCTCATCGCCTTCGCGGCGGTGATGATCTTCTACGAGGTGATCCGCGCGCTCCTCTATGGCTCGGAGGTCCGCGCGCTCGACGTCGGCCTCGGGATCGTGATGGGTGCGGGCGTCGCGAACCTGCTGCTGGGGTGGTATCTGCTCCGCACCGGGCGCGCGGCGCGCTCGCTCACCCTCGTCGCCGACGCCCAGCACGTGCTCGCGGACTTCTGGACGAGCGTGGGCATCGTGGTGGGCCTGTTCCTCGTCCGCCTGACCGGTATCTGGTGGCTGGACCCGGTGACCGCGGCGGTGGTCGCGCTGAACCTCATGCGGACGGGGTTCCGGCTCGTCCGCCACGCCGCCGGCGGCCTGCTCGACGAGGAGGACACCCCGCTGCTCCTCCGCGTGCTCGGGGTGCTCGACCGGCACATCGGGCAGGGGGTGATCCGCGTGCACCACCTCCGCGCCATCCGCGCCGGGCGGTTCCACCACGTGGGCGCCCACCTGGTGGTGCCGGAGTTCTGGTCGGTGGATCGGGCGCACGAGCTGGCGGAATCCCTCGCCGAGCGCGCTATCGCCGAGCTCTCGGTCGAGGGCGAGCTCGTGTTCCACACCGATCCCTGCCACCGCGCCTACTGCGCGATGTGCGACCTCGACGACTGCGTGGTGCGGCGCGAGCCCTTCCGCGGCCGCCCGCCCCTCACGCTCGAAGAGGCGGTGCAGCCGGACATGCCGCGCCTCTAAAGCGCCCCGCGGCCCACTCCCTCAGGGGCGGCGCGGGATCTCCATCTGGCGCTCGGGGTGGCGCAGTTCCTGGAAGCCGAACTTCCGGTAGAGCGCGTGCGCGTCACGGGTGGCGAGGCTCCAGCGCTCGAGCCCTTGGAGCTCGGGATGGCTCGTGATGCATTCCATGATGAGGGTGCCCACCCCCTGACCGCGCCGTGACTCGTCCACGATCACGTCGCAGAGATAGGCGTAGGTCGCGCGGTCGGAGATGACGCGCGCGAACCCCACGAGCTGTCCGCGGGCGAGGACGCCGAAGGGGATGGAAGCGCGCAGCGAGCGTTCGATCACCTCGCGCGTGCGCTTGGGCGCCCAGTAGGAGCGGGCGAGGAGCGCGCAGATCCCGTCCAGCGGCAGACGCGCCGGATCGGTGGTGACGGTGAAGTCACCCCGGGTCCAGCTCGGATGGAGGCCCGGCGTGGCTGTCCGCGTCCCGTCAGTGGGCATGGGAGGGAGCCGTCGCCGGCTCCGGCCGCGCGAGCCGGTGGCCGAGCTGGATCAGCGCCGCGCCGAGCCACGCGCGGAAGGCGCGGGGCGCGCCCGCACGTCGGGCGAGGGCGCGGCGGGCGGCCGCCTCCCGGGCCTCGGCGAGCTTCGACGCCACCATCGTCTCCACCACGTACTCGTTGAACATGGCGTGGTCCCTCCTCGCTTCAAGGATCGCGCCATCCCGATCATCAGGGAAATCAATTGTTGTGATTCGAAGCATCAGTTAGTCTTTGGAGCCATGCAGCTCCAGCTCTCCCATCTTCGCACGCTCGAGGCGGTGGCACGGCGAGGCTCGTTCTCGCGCGCCGCCCACGAGCTGCACATCACGCAGCCGGCGGTGAGCATGCAGGTGCGAGCGCTGGAGTCGGCCCTGGGCGCGCCGCTGCTGGAGCGCGTGGGCAAGCGCGCCTTGCCCACGCCGGCGGGCGAGCTGCTGCTGGCCCACGCCGCCCGAGCCCGCCGCGAGCTCGAGACGGCGGTGGAGCAGATCCAGGGGCTCAAGGGCATCGTGGCCGGCCGCATCCGCATCGGCACCAGCGCCTCCATCAGCACCTACCTCCTGCCCCCTGCGCTCAGCGCATTCCGCAAGGCGTACCCGCGCACCGACCTCGTCATCGAGACGGGCAACGCCGCCGAGATCGCGCGCTCGGTGGTGGAGAGCCGGCTCGACGTGGGCATCGTGAGCCTGCCCGTGCGCGACCGCGAGCTGCGCGTCACGCCCTTCCACGACGACGAGCTGGTGGCGATCGCGCCCCCCGACGATCCCCGCATCGCGCGCGCCCGGGTGGGCGCCGCCGAGCTGGCGCGCGAGCCGCTCGTGCTCTTCGACCACGGCGGCAACGTGCGCCGGGTCATCGACGGCTGGTTCCACGCCGCCGGGGTGGCTCCGGTGGCGCCGATGGAGCTCAGCAAC is a window of Candidatus Methylomirabilota bacterium DNA encoding:
- a CDS encoding LysR family transcriptional regulator — its product is MQLQLSHLRTLEAVARRGSFSRAAHELHITQPAVSMQVRALESALGAPLLERVGKRALPTPAGELLLAHAARARRELETAVEQIQGLKGIVAGRIRIGTSASISTYLLPPALSAFRKAYPRTDLVIETGNAAEIARSVVESRLDVGIVSLPVRDRELRVTPFHDDELVAIAPPDDPRIARARVGAAELAREPLVLFDHGGNVRRVIDGWFHAAGVAPVAPMELSNTEAIKKLVEAGLGLSVTSWFAVRAEVEAGRLRAVPLEPSLLRRIGVVLRRGRPVGGPLEAFLAELERLRVELDRGRRAPRAGVRRADRRARPRAGSAASRRR
- a CDS encoding GNAT family N-acetyltransferase — encoded protein: MPTDGTRTATPGLHPSWTRGDFTVTTDPARLPLDGICALLARSYWAPKRTREVIERSLRASIPFGVLARGQLVGFARVISDRATYAYLCDVIVDESRRGQGVGTLIMECITSHPELQGLERWSLATRDAHALYRKFGFQELRHPERQMEIPRRP
- a CDS encoding cation diffusion facilitator family transporter gives rise to the protein MEPRTIGSGAATPAAISADAAAESRARVRAVLISLVVGAVILAAKFWAYRLTGSTAILSDALESIVNVVAAVFAFGGIVFAAQPADRNHPYGHGKIEFFSAAFEGGLIAFAAVMIFYEVIRALLYGSEVRALDVGLGIVMGAGVANLLLGWYLLRTGRAARSLTLVADAQHVLADFWTSVGIVVGLFLVRLTGIWWLDPVTAAVVALNLMRTGFRLVRHAAGGLLDEEDTPLLLRVLGVLDRHIGQGVIRVHHLRAIRAGRFHHVGAHLVVPEFWSVDRAHELAESLAERAIAELSVEGELVFHTDPCHRAYCAMCDLDDCVVRREPFRGRPPLTLEEAVQPDMPRL